A part of Denitratisoma oestradiolicum genomic DNA contains:
- a CDS encoding type II secretion system F family protein translates to MATAKDDKKKEISFVWEGKDKAGRIMRGEMRAGGEAVVQATLRRQGILVSKIKKQASGGGGKVTAKDITLFTRQLATMMKAGVPLLQSFDIVGKGSSNPAVAKLLFDIKTEVETGSSLNQAFRKYPMYFDLLFCNLVEAGEQAGILEMLLDRLASYKEKILAIQSKIKSALFYPIAVVMVAFVVTAILMIFVVPQFKSVFSGFGADLPAPTLVVVGISDFFVKYWYVIFGGLGGGVYGFLNLWKRSRKVQIFMDRLSLKLPVFGDLLTKATIARWARTLSTMFAAGVPLVEALDSVGGAAGNYVYATATKQIQAEVSTGNSLTVAMQNANVFPSMVLQMVAIGEESGQLDSMLSKVADFFEAEVDDAVEALSSLMEPIIMAFLGVVVGGMVVAMYLPIFKLGAVV, encoded by the coding sequence ATGGCTACGGCGAAGGACGATAAAAAGAAGGAAATCAGTTTCGTCTGGGAAGGCAAGGACAAGGCTGGCCGCATCATGCGCGGCGAAATGCGCGCGGGGGGCGAGGCGGTGGTTCAGGCCACCCTGCGGCGCCAGGGCATCCTGGTCAGCAAGATCAAAAAGCAGGCCAGTGGCGGCGGCGGCAAGGTCACCGCCAAGGACATCACTCTGTTTACCCGGCAACTGGCCACCATGATGAAGGCTGGCGTGCCCCTGCTCCAGTCCTTCGATATTGTTGGCAAGGGTTCCTCCAACCCAGCAGTGGCCAAGCTTTTGTTCGACATCAAGACCGAGGTGGAAACCGGTTCCAGTCTGAATCAGGCCTTTCGCAAGTACCCCATGTACTTCGACCTGCTGTTCTGCAACCTGGTGGAGGCCGGCGAGCAGGCGGGCATCCTGGAAATGCTGCTGGACCGGCTGGCCAGCTACAAGGAAAAGATCCTGGCCATCCAGTCCAAGATCAAGAGCGCCCTGTTCTATCCCATCGCGGTGGTCATGGTGGCCTTTGTGGTGACCGCGATCCTGATGATCTTCGTGGTACCCCAGTTCAAGTCCGTGTTCTCCGGCTTCGGTGCCGACCTGCCGGCACCAACCCTGGTAGTGGTGGGAATTTCCGACTTTTTCGTCAAGTATTGGTATGTCATCTTTGGTGGTCTCGGTGGGGGTGTTTACGGTTTTCTCAACCTCTGGAAGCGATCCCGGAAGGTGCAGATATTCATGGATCGACTATCCCTCAAGTTGCCGGTCTTCGGCGATCTGCTGACGAAAGCCACCATTGCCCGCTGGGCACGTACCCTGTCCACCATGTTTGCTGCCGGCGTACCCCTGGTCGAGGCTCTGGACTCCGTGGGCGGCGCGGCGGGCAACTATGTCTACGCCACGGCCACCAAACAGATCCAGGCCGAGGTCTCCACCGGCAACAGCCTCACGGTGGCCATGCAGAACGCCAATGTCTTCCCCTCCATGGTCCTCCAGATGGTGGCCATTGGCGAGGAGTCCGGTCAACTGGATAGCATGCTGAGCAAGGTGGCGGACTTTTTCGAGGCGGAAGTGGATGACGCGGTCGAGGCCCTGTCCAGCCTGATGGAGCCCATCATCATGGCTTTCCTGGGCGTGGTGGTGGGGGGGATGGTGGTGGCCATGTATCTGCCGATCTTCAAGCTTGGCGCCGTGGTCTGA
- a CDS encoding prepilin peptidase produces MEELLHYPGYLVGICSLLGLIIGSFLNVVIHRLPKMMENEWARQCAELRGEEAPAIEPLSLSRPASHCPDCGHAISALENIPLLSWLLLGGRCRACRKPISPRYPLVEALTGALFALAAWKLGSGWPLVGALFFLAAAVALTFIDFDTQLLPDDITLPLLWAGLLFNLGGAFTDLSSAVIGAAAGYLSLWLVYWAFKLATGKEGMGHGDFKLLAAIGAWLGWQMLPLTILFSSFVGALVGILLIVLARHGRHVPIPFGPYLATAGVIALFWGPALTRAWLGHLQ; encoded by the coding sequence ATGGAGGAACTGCTGCATTACCCCGGCTACCTCGTTGGTATTTGTTCCCTGCTGGGCCTGATCATCGGCAGCTTTCTCAATGTCGTGATCCATCGACTGCCCAAGATGATGGAGAACGAATGGGCGCGGCAATGCGCCGAGTTGCGCGGTGAGGAAGCCCCGGCCATCGAGCCCCTGAGCCTTTCCCGGCCGGCCTCCCATTGTCCGGATTGTGGCCACGCCATTTCCGCCCTGGAAAACATTCCCCTGCTGAGCTGGCTGCTGCTGGGGGGGCGCTGCCGGGCCTGCCGGAAACCCATCAGTCCCCGCTATCCCCTGGTGGAGGCCCTGACTGGTGCCCTTTTCGCTCTGGCCGCCTGGAAGCTGGGGTCGGGCTGGCCCCTGGTTGGCGCCCTGTTTTTCCTGGCCGCTGCCGTCGCCCTCACTTTCATCGATTTCGACACCCAATTGCTGCCCGACGACATCACCCTGCCCCTGCTCTGGGCCGGACTGCTGTTCAATCTGGGTGGCGCATTCACCGATCTCTCCAGCGCCGTCATCGGCGCCGCCGCCGGTTACCTCTCCCTCTGGCTGGTCTATTGGGCCTTCAAGCTGGCTACCGGCAAGGAAGGCATGGGCCATGGTGACTTCAAGCTGCTGGCGGCCATCGGGGCCTGGCTGGGCTGGCAGATGCTGCCCCTGACCATCCTGTTCTCCTCCTTTGTCGGCGCCCTGGTGGGCATCCTGTTGATCGTGCTGGCCCGCCATGGTCGCCATGTTCCCATCCCCTTCGGTCCCTACCTGGCCACCGCCGGGGTCATCGCCCTGTTCTGGGGTCCGGCCCTGACCCGGGCCTGGCTGGGCCACTTGCAATAG
- a CDS encoding FmdB family zinc ribbon protein, protein MPIYAYRCNSCGLEKDVLQKMSDAPLTTCPDCKQESFSKQLTAPGFQLKGSGWYATDFKGGGAPAPKNDNPPPCQGGTGTCPSASCG, encoded by the coding sequence ATGCCCATCTATGCCTATCGCTGCAACAGTTGCGGTCTGGAGAAGGATGTTCTGCAGAAGATGAGTGATGCTCCACTCACCACCTGCCCGGACTGCAAGCAGGAGAGTTTCAGCAAACAATTGACCGCCCCCGGCTTCCAGCTCAAGGGAAGCGGCTGGTACGCCACCGACTTCAAGGGCGGCGGTGCTCCCGCGCCCAAGAACGACAATCCGCCCCCCTGCCAGGGCGGCACCGGCACCTGCCCCTCCGCCAGTTGCGGCTGA
- a CDS encoding DUF502 domain-containing protein: MKKYFITGLLIWVPLAITAWVLAAIVRTMDQSLLLLPAGLRPEQLLGFYVPGIGVLLTLLVVFLTGLVTANFIGQRLIRFWEGILARIPVVKSVYYSVKQVSDTLFSSSGEAFRKALLVEYPRKGCWTVAFMTGQPGGDVVNYLQGEWISVYVPTTPNPTSGFFLMMPKADVIELEMSVDEALKYIISMGVVAPPLPNPMGRAQNE; the protein is encoded by the coding sequence TTGAAAAAGTACTTCATTACCGGCCTGTTGATCTGGGTACCCCTGGCGATCACCGCCTGGGTGCTGGCGGCCATCGTCCGCACCATGGATCAATCCCTGTTGCTGCTGCCGGCCGGCCTGCGGCCGGAACAACTGCTGGGTTTCTACGTGCCCGGCATTGGCGTCCTGCTGACCCTGCTGGTGGTGTTCCTGACCGGCCTGGTCACGGCCAACTTCATCGGCCAGCGCCTGATCCGCTTCTGGGAAGGCATCCTGGCCCGCATCCCGGTGGTGAAGTCGGTCTATTACAGCGTCAAGCAGGTTTCCGATACCCTGTTCTCTTCCAGCGGAGAGGCCTTCCGCAAGGCCCTTCTGGTGGAGTATCCGCGCAAGGGCTGCTGGACCGTCGCCTTCATGACCGGCCAGCCCGGCGGCGATGTGGTGAACTACCTGCAAGGGGAGTGGATCAGCGTCTATGTGCCCACCACCCCCAACCCCACCTCGGGCTTTTTCCTGATGATGCCCAAGGCCGATGTGATCGAGCTGGAAATGAGCGTGGACGAGGCTCTCAAGTACATCATCTCCATGGGCGTGGTGGCGCCGCCGCTGCCCAATCCCATGGGTCGGGCCCAGAACGAATAA
- the aspS gene encoding aspartate--tRNA ligase, with the protein MRTHYCGQLNAGLTDQIVTLCGWAHRRRDHGGVIFIDLRDREGLAQVVCDPDRAEMFSRAETVRNEFVLRVTGKVRRRPVGTENTNLASGEIEVLCHEIEILNAAVTPPFQLDEENLSENVRLTHRVIDLRRPQMQKNLMLRYQVARAFRRFLDDQGFIDVETPMLTKSTPEGARDYLVPSRVHPGQFFALPQSPQLFKQLLMVAGYDRYYQITKCFRDEDLRADRQPEFTQVDIETSFMSEQKITALMEEMIRTVFKETLDTELPNPFPRISHAEAMRRFGSDKPDLRVTLELTDVTDAVADVAFKVFSGPATTGGRVAAIRVPGGSSLSRSEIDGYTEFVKIYGAKGLAYIKINDVSQLNETGLQSPIVKNLHERALTTIMERTGAQNGDLIFFGADKTKVVNDALGALRFKLGHEKGYLNGKAWEPVWVVDFPMFEYDEEDKRWTACHHPFTAPKDGHEEFLKTDPGQCLAKAYDLALNGWEIGGGSVRIHKADVQARVFEALAIGPEEQQAKFGFLLDALKYGAPPHGGLAFGLDRIVTMMTGAESIRDVIAFPKTQRAQCLLTDAPSSVDEKQLRELHVRLRQKVETQVEVSK; encoded by the coding sequence ATGCGCACCCATTATTGCGGCCAGTTGAACGCCGGACTTACCGACCAGATCGTCACCCTTTGTGGCTGGGCCCATCGCCGCCGCGACCATGGCGGCGTGATTTTCATCGACCTCAGGGACCGGGAAGGCCTGGCCCAGGTGGTCTGCGACCCGGACCGGGCCGAGATGTTCAGCCGCGCCGAGACCGTGCGCAACGAATTCGTGCTGCGGGTCACCGGCAAGGTGCGCCGCCGCCCCGTTGGCACCGAGAATACCAATCTGGCCTCCGGCGAGATCGAGGTGCTGTGCCATGAGATCGAGATTCTCAACGCCGCCGTGACCCCGCCTTTCCAGTTGGACGAAGAGAACCTCTCCGAGAATGTGCGCCTGACCCACCGGGTCATCGACCTGCGCCGGCCCCAGATGCAGAAGAACCTGATGCTGCGCTACCAGGTAGCCCGAGCCTTCCGCCGTTTCCTCGACGACCAGGGCTTCATCGATGTGGAAACGCCGATGCTGACCAAGAGCACCCCCGAGGGTGCACGGGACTACCTAGTGCCCTCACGGGTCCATCCCGGCCAGTTCTTCGCCCTGCCCCAGTCGCCCCAGCTCTTCAAGCAGTTGCTGATGGTGGCTGGCTACGACCGCTATTACCAGATCACCAAGTGCTTCCGGGACGAGGACCTGCGGGCCGATCGTCAGCCCGAGTTCACCCAGGTGGATATCGAGACCTCCTTCATGAGCGAGCAGAAGATCACTGCCCTGATGGAGGAAATGATCCGCACAGTGTTCAAGGAGACCCTGGACACCGAGCTGCCCAATCCTTTCCCCCGCATCAGCCACGCCGAAGCCATGCGTCGCTTCGGCTCCGACAAGCCCGATCTGCGGGTCACCCTGGAGCTCACCGACGTCACCGACGCCGTGGCCGACGTGGCTTTCAAGGTCTTTTCCGGCCCCGCCACGACCGGCGGCCGTGTCGCGGCCATTCGCGTTCCCGGTGGCAGCAGTCTCTCCCGCAGCGAGATCGACGGCTACACCGAGTTCGTCAAGATCTACGGCGCCAAGGGCCTGGCCTACATCAAGATCAATGACGTCAGCCAGTTGAACGAAACCGGCCTCCAGTCCCCCATCGTCAAGAACCTCCACGAGCGGGCGCTGACGACCATCATGGAGCGCACCGGCGCCCAGAACGGCGACCTGATCTTCTTCGGCGCTGACAAGACCAAGGTGGTGAACGACGCCCTGGGCGCCCTGCGCTTCAAGCTGGGCCACGAGAAGGGCTATCTGAATGGCAAGGCCTGGGAGCCGGTCTGGGTGGTGGACTTCCCCATGTTCGAGTACGACGAGGAAGACAAGCGCTGGACCGCCTGCCACCATCCCTTCACCGCCCCCAAGGATGGCCACGAGGAATTCCTCAAGACCGATCCGGGCCAGTGCCTGGCCAAGGCCTACGACCTGGCCCTGAACGGCTGGGAAATCGGCGGCGGCTCGGTGCGTATCCACAAGGCCGACGTCCAGGCTCGGGTCTTCGAAGCTCTGGCCATCGGCCCCGAGGAACAGCAGGCCAAGTTCGGCTTCCTGCTGGATGCCCTGAAGTACGGCGCCCCGCCCCACGGCGGCCTGGCCTTCGGCCTGGATCGCATCGTCACCATGATGACCGGCGCCGAATCCATCCGCGACGTGATTGCCTTCCCCAAGACCCAGCGCGCCCAGTGCCTGCTCACCGACGCCCCCTCCAGCGTGGACGAGAAGCAGTTGCGGGAGCTTCATGTGCGTCTGCGTCAGAAGGTGGAAACCCAGGTGGAAGTGAGTAAATAG
- a CDS encoding nucleotidyltransferase domain-containing protein: MMLDSITITAAATRAAYAASGAARVLVFGSYARGDAGEDSDLDLIVIEPQFTDKAAEYLAIRSAIGRLGVGVDVLLFSEAEFSRRSQVPGTVPYWAKREGKVLYERSA, translated from the coding sequence ATGATGCTCGATTCGATCACTATCACCGCTGCAGCAACCCGTGCCGCTTACGCAGCCAGCGGCGCGGCGCGGGTGCTGGTGTTCGGTTCCTATGCGAGAGGCGATGCTGGGGAGGATTCCGATCTGGACCTGATCGTCATCGAACCCCAATTCACAGACAAGGCTGCGGAATACCTGGCGATTCGTAGCGCCATTGGCCGTCTGGGTGTGGGGGTGGATGTGTTGTTGTTCTCGGAAGCAGAGTTCTCCCGCCGTAGTCAGGTACCGGGTACCGTGCCCTATTGGGCCAAGCGGGAAGGCAAGGTACTGTATGAGCGCAGCGCTTGA
- a CDS encoding HEPN domain-containing protein, whose amino-acid sequence MSAALEEAMRLLRMAERDQRAFLTLCNAVAAEDFPVAAFHAQQAVEKSLKAVLCRHQVSFRRTHDLLELAGRVLEAGISLPVSDETLLRMSPYAVEFRYDDQALPLITADAAEKAVASCVEWCRQQLREQQ is encoded by the coding sequence ATGAGCGCAGCGCTTGAGGAAGCCATGCGCTTGTTGCGTATGGCAGAACGCGATCAGCGGGCTTTTCTGACCCTGTGCAATGCAGTCGCAGCGGAAGATTTTCCGGTGGCTGCTTTCCATGCCCAGCAGGCCGTGGAGAAATCCTTAAAAGCTGTGCTCTGCCGGCATCAAGTAAGTTTTCGGCGTACCCATGACCTGCTCGAACTGGCGGGGCGAGTTTTGGAAGCTGGCATTTCCCTGCCAGTCAGCGATGAAACCCTGCTACGTATGAGCCCCTATGCGGTGGAGTTTCGTTATGACGATCAGGCACTGCCTCTGATTACTGCGGATGCCGCAGAGAAGGCCGTTGCCAGCTGTGTGGAGTGGTGTCGCCAGCAACTCCGAGAGCAACAGTGA
- a CDS encoding ribonuclease domain-containing protein codes for MKPLKRHILRALGFPVLFLWLAAACGMCLAGEVSPLPGNVAASDLPPEARQTLRLIEQGGPFPYRRDGIVFGNREHRLPGRSRGHYREYTVPTPGSRDRGARRIVAGREGERYYSPDHYRHFLSIRP; via the coding sequence GTGAAACCCCTCAAACGTCACATCCTGCGGGCACTGGGGTTCCCGGTCCTTTTCCTTTGGCTGGCAGCAGCCTGCGGCATGTGTCTGGCAGGGGAAGTCTCCCCATTGCCCGGAAATGTCGCCGCTTCTGACCTCCCTCCGGAAGCCCGCCAGACCCTGCGTCTGATCGAGCAGGGCGGCCCCTTTCCCTACCGGCGCGACGGCATCGTCTTCGGCAACCGGGAACACCGTTTACCGGGACGCTCCAGGGGCCACTACCGGGAATACACCGTCCCCACCCCCGGCAGCCGAGACCGGGGTGCCCGGCGTATTGTCGCCGGCCGGGAAGGGGAGCGTTATTACAGTCCCGATCACTACCGCCATTTCCTGAGCATCCGCCCATGA
- a CDS encoding barstar family protein, translating into MNYDKLLGQVARAGVYHLPADGREALIRGAEANGCVVFAVDLSGARDKAGLLETIGRTMAFPEWFGHNLDALLDCLADLGWRPGEGYLVLLDHCDGIHGRAEADFVATLQVFEAAAAEWREQGIAFWCFVDMQADGLAWLPRVP; encoded by the coding sequence ATGAACTACGACAAACTGCTGGGGCAGGTGGCCCGGGCCGGGGTCTATCACCTGCCCGCCGACGGCCGCGAGGCACTGATCCGGGGGGCCGAGGCCAACGGCTGTGTGGTGTTTGCGGTGGACCTGTCCGGCGCCCGGGACAAGGCGGGCCTGCTGGAAACCATCGGCAGGACCATGGCCTTCCCCGAATGGTTCGGCCACAATCTGGATGCCCTGCTGGACTGCCTGGCGGACCTGGGCTGGCGTCCGGGGGAGGGCTATCTGGTGCTGCTGGACCATTGCGACGGCATTCACGGCCGGGCCGAGGCGGACTTCGTCGCCACCCTTCAAGTATTCGAGGCCGCCGCCGCCGAATGGCGGGAGCAGGGCATCGCCTTCTGGTGTTTTGTGGACATGCAGGCCGATGGCCTGGCCTGGCTGCCCCGGGTGCCATGA
- the nudB gene encoding dihydroneopterin triphosphate diphosphatase: protein MSFKRPVSVLVVIHTPDLQVLLLERAGHPGFWQSVTGSQEEGEALLATARREVVEETGIVEGALLDWRIRNRYEIFPQWRHRYAPGVSHNEEHVFSLCVPAAVPVVMAPSEHLAQRWLPWREAADACFSWSNRDAILMLPFLASNAHGCQPPPRDANAPK, encoded by the coding sequence GTGAGTTTCAAGCGTCCGGTCTCGGTGCTGGTGGTGATCCACACCCCGGACCTGCAAGTGCTGCTGCTGGAACGGGCCGGCCATCCGGGTTTCTGGCAATCCGTCACCGGCAGCCAAGAGGAGGGCGAAGCCCTGCTGGCCACCGCCCGCCGGGAGGTGGTCGAGGAAACCGGAATTGTTGAGGGAGCGCTGCTGGACTGGCGCATCCGCAACCGTTACGAAATCTTCCCCCAGTGGCGCCATCGTTACGCTCCCGGCGTCAGCCACAACGAGGAACACGTATTCAGCCTCTGTGTGCCTGCCGCCGTCCCGGTGGTGATGGCCCCCAGCGAGCACCTGGCCCAGCGCTGGCTGCCCTGGCGGGAAGCCGCGGATGCCTGTTTTTCCTGGAGCAACCGGGACGCGATCCTGATGCTGCCCTTCCTCGCCTCTAATGCGCATGGTTGCCAACCCCCCCCCAGGGATGCTAATGCGCCAAAGTAA
- the miaB gene encoding tRNA (N6-isopentenyl adenosine(37)-C2)-methylthiotransferase MiaB, with protein MTKKVFIRTFGCQMNEYDSDKMLDVLAAGEGTIRTDNPEEADIILFNTCSVREKAQEKVFHDLGRVRHLKQQKPDLVIGVGGCVASQEGAAIVARAPYVDLVFGPQTLHRLPQLIAARRASGKSQVDISFPEIEKFDHLPAARVEGTSAFVSIMEGCSKFCTFCIVPYTRGEEVSRPMADILAEVANLTGQGVKEVTLLGQNVNAYRGAMDEEDGDETADLAFLIETIAEMPGIERIRYTTSHPREMSQRLIDVYARVPKLVSHLHLPVQSGSDRILAAMKRGYTALEYKSVIRKLRAARPDISLSSDFIIGFPGETEEDFEKTMKLIEDVGFDSSFFFIYSPRPGTPAAEMADETPEAEKTRRLIRLQQRIEAMALEISKSMVGTVQRVLVEGHAKKDANELAARTDNNRVVNFPGHPRLIGQFIDLTITGALPHSLRGELRTRES; from the coding sequence ATGACCAAGAAAGTGTTCATCCGTACCTTCGGGTGCCAGATGAACGAATACGATTCCGACAAGATGCTGGACGTGCTCGCGGCTGGCGAAGGCACGATCCGTACCGACAATCCCGAGGAAGCCGACATCATCCTGTTCAACACCTGCTCGGTGCGGGAGAAGGCCCAGGAGAAGGTGTTCCACGACCTGGGCCGGGTGCGTCACCTGAAGCAGCAGAAGCCGGATCTGGTGATCGGCGTCGGTGGTTGCGTGGCCAGCCAGGAAGGGGCGGCCATCGTCGCCCGGGCGCCCTATGTGGACCTGGTGTTCGGTCCCCAGACCCTGCACCGCCTGCCCCAGTTGATCGCCGCCCGGCGCGCGAGCGGCAAGTCCCAGGTGGACATTTCCTTCCCCGAGATCGAGAAGTTCGACCACCTGCCCGCCGCCCGGGTGGAGGGCACGTCCGCCTTCGTTTCCATCATGGAAGGCTGCTCCAAGTTCTGCACCTTCTGCATCGTGCCCTACACCCGGGGCGAGGAAGTCTCCCGTCCCATGGCGGACATCCTGGCCGAGGTGGCCAACCTGACCGGTCAGGGCGTTAAGGAAGTGACCCTGCTGGGACAGAACGTGAATGCCTACCGGGGTGCCATGGACGAGGAGGATGGCGACGAGACCGCCGACCTGGCCTTCCTGATCGAGACCATCGCCGAGATGCCGGGTATCGAGCGCATCCGCTACACCACCTCCCATCCCAGGGAAATGAGCCAGCGCCTGATCGACGTCTACGCCCGGGTGCCCAAGCTGGTGTCTCATCTGCATCTGCCGGTGCAGTCCGGTTCCGACCGCATCCTTGCCGCCATGAAGCGGGGCTACACGGCCCTGGAGTACAAGTCCGTCATCAGGAAGCTCAGGGCCGCCCGGCCCGACATTTCCCTCTCATCGGACTTCATCATCGGCTTCCCCGGCGAGACGGAGGAGGACTTCGAGAAAACCATGAAGCTGATCGAGGACGTGGGTTTCGACAGCAGTTTCTTTTTCATCTACAGCCCCCGTCCCGGCACACCGGCGGCGGAAATGGCCGACGAGACACCCGAAGCCGAAAAGACCCGGCGTCTGATTCGCCTGCAACAGCGCATCGAAGCCATGGCGCTGGAAATATCCAAATCCATGGTCGGCACTGTGCAGCGGGTACTGGTGGAAGGTCATGCCAAGAAGGATGCCAACGAACTGGCGGCCCGCACCGACAACAACCGGGTGGTGAATTTTCCCGGCCATCCGCGCCTGATCGGCCAGTTCATCGATCTGACCATCACTGGGGCACTGCCCCACAGTTTGCGGGGCGAACTGCGGACCCGGGAATCATGA
- a CDS encoding PhoH family protein has translation MSAAKAVQVLLQPTDNARLANLCGPLDENLRQIEAAFDVTISRRGEHFRIAGDPVQARLAAHALEHFYELCAEPIGIEEIQLGLVEIANRGRPPLPPAGLITRRTDLHGRTPHQVDYLRQIQEHDITFGIGPAGTGKTYLAVACAVDAFERDLVQRIVLTRPAVEAGERLGFLPGDLAQKVDPYLRPLYDALYDLMGFDKVGRLFEKGHIEIAPLAYMRGRTLNHAFIILDEAQNTTPEQMKMFLTRIGIGAKAVITGDVTQVDLPRGHKSGLVEARRILKDVRGLAFTDFDASDVVRHPLVARIVAAYEKSVRNEG, from the coding sequence ATGAGCGCCGCCAAGGCGGTGCAGGTGCTGCTTCAGCCCACGGACAACGCCCGGCTGGCCAATCTCTGCGGCCCCCTGGACGAGAACCTGCGCCAGATCGAAGCCGCCTTCGACGTCACCATCAGTCGTCGCGGCGAACACTTCCGCATTGCCGGCGATCCGGTCCAGGCCCGGCTGGCGGCCCATGCCCTGGAGCATTTCTACGAACTCTGCGCTGAGCCCATCGGTATCGAGGAAATCCAGTTGGGTCTGGTGGAGATCGCCAACCGGGGCCGTCCGCCCCTGCCTCCGGCGGGCCTGATCACCCGTCGCACCGACCTTCACGGCCGTACCCCCCATCAGGTGGATTACCTGCGCCAGATCCAGGAACACGACATCACCTTCGGCATCGGCCCCGCCGGCACCGGCAAGACCTATCTGGCGGTGGCCTGCGCGGTGGATGCCTTCGAACGGGACCTGGTGCAGCGCATCGTGCTGACCCGTCCCGCCGTGGAAGCGGGGGAGCGGCTGGGCTTTCTTCCCGGCGATCTGGCCCAGAAGGTGGACCCCTATCTGCGCCCCCTCTATGACGCCCTCTACGACCTGATGGGCTTCGACAAGGTGGGGCGGCTGTTCGAGAAGGGCCACATCGAGATCGCTCCCCTGGCCTACATGCGGGGGCGCACCCTGAATCATGCCTTCATCATTCTCGACGAGGCCCAGAACACCACGCCGGAGCAGATGAAGATGTTCCTTACCCGCATCGGCATCGGCGCCAAGGCGGTGATCACCGGCGACGTGACCCAGGTGGACCTGCCCCGGGGCCACAAGTCCGGCCTGGTGGAAGCCCGCCGCATCCTCAAGGACGTGCGGGGTCTGGCCTTCACCGACTTCGACGCCTCCGACGTGGTGCGCCATCCCCTGGTGGCGCGCATCGTCGCCGCCTACGAGAAGAGTGTGAGGAACGAGGGGTGA
- the ybeY gene encoding rRNA maturation RNase YbeY, with the protein MGKGPALSLAVQYACVGEALPTRPRIRRWVKAACEGAAEVTVRFVDAEEGQSLNRDYRGKDYATNVLSFVYESEPLTLGDLVLCLPVVLKEAAAQGKPVEAHCAHLIVHGMLHLQGYDHEGDDAQAQRMEQREREILARLGYPDPYV; encoded by the coding sequence ATGGGCAAGGGCCCCGCGCTTTCCCTCGCCGTGCAATATGCCTGCGTCGGCGAAGCATTGCCGACCCGCCCCCGGATACGCCGCTGGGTCAAGGCCGCCTGCGAGGGCGCGGCCGAGGTGACCGTGCGTTTCGTCGATGCCGAAGAAGGCCAGAGCCTCAATCGTGACTATCGCGGCAAGGACTACGCCACCAATGTGCTGTCCTTTGTCTATGAGAGCGAGCCGCTCACCCTGGGTGATCTGGTGCTCTGCCTGCCTGTGGTGCTGAAGGAGGCCGCGGCTCAGGGCAAGCCCGTCGAGGCCCACTGCGCCCACCTGATCGTGCATGGTATGCTGCATTTGCAGGGTTATGACCACGAGGGCGATGACGCGCAAGCGCAACGGATGGAGCAGCGCGAACGCGAGATTCTTGCCCGACTGGGCTACCCCGATCCCTATGTTTGA
- a CDS encoding HlyC/CorC family transporter, translating to MDPSSSRPRFIERLSALLLREPEDREQLLETLHRAFERSLVDADALSMMEGALAVSETTVRDIMVPRSQMDVVDINDSTENIASFVIEATHSRFPAIGANKDDVVGILLAKDLLRYFAGREFDLRQTLRPAVFIPESKRLNVLLREFRVNHNHMAIVVDEYGGVAGLVTIEDVLEQIVGDIEDEYDFDETADNIVLDNAGRYRVKAITEIADFNQAFGTTFSDADCDTVGGLIIQHLGRLPKRSETVLLDGIKFQALRVDSRRVYTLLVDAQRDLILDAPGDPSA from the coding sequence ATGGACCCTTCCAGTAGCCGCCCACGATTTATCGAGCGGCTTTCGGCCCTGCTGCTGCGGGAGCCGGAAGACCGCGAGCAACTCCTAGAAACGCTCCACCGCGCCTTCGAACGCAGCCTGGTCGATGCCGATGCCCTGTCCATGATGGAGGGCGCCTTGGCGGTTTCCGAAACTACCGTGCGCGACATCATGGTGCCCCGCTCCCAGATGGACGTGGTGGATATCAACGATTCCACCGAGAACATCGCCTCCTTCGTGATCGAGGCCACCCACTCCCGTTTTCCCGCCATCGGCGCCAACAAGGACGATGTGGTGGGCATCCTGTTGGCCAAGGACCTGCTGCGCTATTTCGCCGGCCGGGAATTCGACCTGCGCCAGACCCTGCGTCCGGCGGTGTTCATTCCCGAGTCCAAGCGCCTCAACGTGCTGCTGCGGGAATTCCGCGTCAATCACAATCACATGGCCATCGTCGTCGATGAGTATGGCGGCGTGGCCGGCCTGGTCACCATCGAGGACGTGCTGGAACAGATCGTCGGCGACATCGAGGACGAATACGACTTCGATGAGACCGCCGACAACATCGTGCTGGACAATGCCGGCCGCTACCGGGTCAAGGCCATCACCGAGATCGCCGATTTCAACCAGGCCTTCGGTACCACTTTCTCCGACGCCGACTGCGACACCGTCGGCGGCCTGATCATCCAGCACCTGGGACGTCTGCCCAAGCGCAGCGAAACGGTCCTGCTCGACGGCATCAAGTTTCAGGCCCTGCGGGTCGACAGCCGGCGGGTGTACACCCTGCTGGTGGACGCCCAGCGGGACCTGATCCTGGATGCGCCAGGCGATCCCTCAGCGTGA